The genomic interval TATCTGCATGGATCAATGTATGGTCGATGTGACCGATATCGACAAGGTAGATATCGGCGAAGAAGTCATCTTGTTCGGTGCAGGCGGTCGTACGGCAGAAGAAGTCGCTGAGTGGCTTGATACCATCTCGTATGAAGTCATCTGTATGATCGGCAAACGTGTGCCAAGACAGTATATCGTAACGAGCGGTGAATCTAAATAAGATCGTGCTGCGAAAGATGCTTGAGGCAATCTTTGTACAGGAGCAGACACGATACGAACAGCGTCGCGGGCGGGGCATCTGCCGAGGCGACGATATCGACGGAGGAGATGAGAGCTCCGTCAGCATAATAGAATCGAGTACCGATCTTTTGTCCGCGCGAGATAGGCGCGACGATCGGTTCATCCCAGACGGTCAAAGCCAGTGCGGCTTCGGCCGTTTCTTTTTTTACGAGCGCGTAGAGCGTGTCGCCGAGCTGTCCGCGGATCGTCGGCACAAATCCGCCGATGAGCACCGCTTCGCCTGCGTCGTCACCTGCTAGACCGCCTGAAAGGAGCACATATTCGGAAAAGCCCCATTTAAGAAGCGCGACGGCGTCTTGCCAGCGGGTCGGATCGTTGAGCAGAACGGCGATATATCGGTGGTCATCTTTGTGCGCACTCGCGACAAGACACGCGCCTGCTTCGCCCGTCGTACCCGTCTTGATACCGTCGGCGGCAGGGTACTGCCAGAGGAGCTTATTCGTATTGCGAAGCGATCGGTGATGTGTACCTGCTGTATCTTCCCAGTCGATCTCGGCCGTCCGTTTCGCCACGATCTCGGCAAACGTCTTGTTCTGCATAGCACAGCGTGCGATCTTTGCCAGACTCTTTGCCGTCACGTAATGGTCGGGTGCGGGCAGGCCGTGCGGATTGATAAAGTGACAATCGTGTGCGCCGAGTGCATAGGCACGTGCGTTCATCTGCTCGGCGAACGATTCGACGCTGCCTGCCAGATGCTCGGCGATGGCAACGCCTGCATCATTGCCCGAACGAAGGAGAAGCCCCGTCACAAGCTCTTCAAGCGACAAGACCTGCCCTTTCTTTAGGTGCATACGCGAGCCCTCTGTTTTCGCGGCGCGGTCGCTGACGGTCACAGGCTCAGCAAGTCGTCCGCTCTCGATGGCGATAAGTGCCGTCAATATCTTCGTCGTGGAAGCGGGCGGCATTCGTTTGTCGCCGTGTTTATCGTAGACGACTTCGCCTGTCGCACATTCCATCAGAACGGCACTATGGGCGTGGTTCAGTACAGGCGGCGGTGCACTCTCTGCGGTCAGCGGGATCAATAAAAAAGCCATAAAGCAGAGTATCAATCTGTGCACCACACATCGCCTCCGAATCGTAAGATGGTCTATCTGTATGCGCTCTGCGCGGGCATCATACGTATTTTTCGCCGATGCGCGCATAAAGATAGCGCGAAGGAGGAATGAAGATGAGGTCGGCAAGAACGATATTTTTCGGCTCTCTCGTTGTCATGGCGGTACTCTTCGGCATCGGAGCCAATCGCTACGCGGCGCTCGATGAAGTCGTAGTAAGCCGTGCGGCAACTCAAGAGAAGATCGTCGCCGTCACGATCGACGACGGCCCGCATGATAAGGCGACACCGCGTATGCTCGAGGCACTTCGCGACACAGGCATCAAGGCGACATTTTTTATCTTGGGAAAAAGTGCCGAGGAGTATCCCGACTTGGTGCGCCAAGTGATAGCGGAGGGGCATGAGGTCGCTACGCACGGGTACAGCCATCGCAATATGGCGCGTATGTCGCGGGCAGAGTGCGCGGAAGAATGGGAGAAGGCAGAACGCGTACTGGCAGAGTTCGGCGTGCAGACAGACCTCTTTCGTCCGCCCGGCGGTGCATACGGCGAGGTGCTTGTCGAAGGGGCGAAAGAGCGCGGATACCATATCATCTTGTGGGACGTCGATCCGCGCGACTGGCAGGTGCCGTCTGATGACACCATCGCCGAACGCATCATGGCAGAGGTACGCCCCGGCTCTATCATACTACTCCATGACGGGCAGTATCCGATCCACAGTGCCGATGCCCTAAGGAAGGTCGCAGACCGCCTGAAAGCGGACGGCTACTCGTTCGTCACCGTCAGCGAGATGATGGGCATGTCGGCGGGCGGAGCAGAGTGAGGCTCGTGCGAAGCGTAACCGTAATACGGCACGAGCGAACGCCAATAGACGGCTATCTGCGCATCGTAGCGGTGCATCGCCGCCGTTCGTTCGTTACGCAGAGCTTGGATATGCGCGAGCAGATCGGGGGTGAACGTGTACGTTTCCGACTTGGGCACGGTCAGCGGTCTTGCGTATTCGGCAAGGCGCGTGGCGACCTTGACATTCGTGCGCCCTTCTTTGAGGAGAACGGCAGGCTCCAAGCGGTCGGAGCCGCGCATGCGATGTACAAGACAGTTCGGCTCGAGCGTTGTGATGACATTCGCATCGTCCCCCGTATAAATAAGCGCAGTATGGCAGGACGGACATTCTGACGCACCGTGCGGGAAGCAAGCATGGCACGAAACACAGACGATTTCGCTCATAGGAACACTCCTTTTCGATTTTTGGGAAAAACTTCATTTCTAGTTTGCCCGTAAAATGGTACAATATAAGCAAAGAGAAATCGAACGGAGGATATCACATGATAGCAAACAAAGAATTTGAAATGATGAATAGAGATGCGCTCCATGCGCTCCAAGAAGACCGCCTTGCCAAAACGGTGCGCTGGCTGTGGGAAAAGAGCGACTTCTACCGTACGCTCATGCAGGAACGCTACGACGATGAAAAATCCGTCAGCTTGGCGAACCTTGCCATGATGCCGCTCACGCGCCGCGCAGACCTCGAAAAAGAAGCACCGTACGGCCTTCTTACCTTCCCCATCACGACGGTCGAGCGTATCCATATCCTCGCAGGCCAGTCGGGTCACCTTGCCGCGTGCTATACGAACGGCGACATCGGCAAATGGATGGAACTTGTAACAAGACCGCTTCTCGCGGGCGGTATGAACGTCACGACGATCGTCGGCATGGTATCCGATTACGGTGTCAATCCCGACGGACTTGCGCTCCATTACGGTGCGGAGATCATCGGTGCGACGACGATCCCGCTTCCTGCGAACATCTATCGTCAGGTCGAAGCCGTCAAAAAGCTGTCTGTCAATGCGCTTGCAGGCTCTGTCGAAGACCTCGTACAGCTCGGTCACGCGCTCTACGGCCGCGGTAATATCGAATACGTGTTCGCTGTGATGCGCGCAGGCGACGAAGCACTCGCCGAAGAGCTTGCCACGCTCTACAAAGGCAAAATTACGAAGATACTCGCCGTTGACGAAGTCATGGGCGCAGGCGTTGCGTTCGACTGCGGCAATGGCTGGCATATCGCCGAAGATGCATTCTTCGCAGAGATCGTCGATGCAGACGGTGAACCTGTCGAAGACGGTACGTGCGGTCAGCTCGTTCTTACTACGCTCGTACGCGAAGCAATGCCGCTTATCCGTTACGCAACGGGCATCGAAGGCACACTTACGCGCGAGGTGTGCGACTGCGGTCGTACAACAGTACGGTTTCACGTGAAAAAGAACGGATAAAAAAGAGCCTTGTCGGATAAAATAGCGTCGGAGGTGGTACGATGTTTCATATGAAAAGCATGGGGCATATGTCGATGCCGAGTATGATGCATGACTGTCGCGTTCGCAAAGGCATTACGATGATGGCGGCAGGATTCGTTATGGTTCAGGCCGCACGCGTACTCTATCACGAACTTGTCGATTGACTTCCTCCGCTAACGAAAAATCCCCTGCACCGAATGTGGTGCAGGGGATTTTGGTTTTGTGTGGGAAACTCGTTTTAGCGAGCCATCAATTTTGCTACGCGCGCGGCAAAGTCGATGGGGTCTTCCGGCAGGATGCCTTCGATAAGGAGTGCCTGATCGTAGAGCATCGAGCAGTATTCACCGAACGTATCCTTGTCATCTGCGCTGTGGATCGACTGAAGCGTCGTGAACAGCTTGTGATGCGGGTTGAGTTCGAGGATACGCTGTGCCTTGAATACGGGCTGGTTCGCTTCGGCGAGAAGCTGTTCCATCGCAAGGCTGACACCTTGCTCTGCGCTGACGAGGCAGACAGCACCCGATTTGAGGCGTGTCGAAAGACGGACTTCGGATACCTTTTCGGCGAGGGCTTCTTTGATATCTTTGAGAAGCGCGTCGTTATCTTTTGCGAGCGTTTCGGCTTCCTGTTTTTTCTCTGCGTCGATATCACCGAGATCGAGGTCGCCGCGGCTGATGGAGTGGAACTTCTTGCCTTCGTATTCGCGCAGTGCTTCGAGCGTGAACTCGTCTACGTTGTCCGTCAGATAGAGGACCTCGATATTTTTCTCGCGGAGAAGCTCCATCTGCGGAAGGCGTTCGATCGTTGCGCGGTCTTTGCCTGTTGCGTAGTATATGGACTTCTGCTCATCACGCATACGGCCGATGTACTCCTTGAGCGTCGTGAGGGCATGGTCTTCATTCGACGACGGGAAGAGGAGCAGGTCTTTCAGTTTATCGTGCGACGTGAAATCGGTGTAGATGCCGATTTTGAGCGTACGACCGAATTCTTTCCAGAACGATTCGTATTTTGTACGGTCTTTTTCGAGCTTTTTCGCAAGTGTCTTGAGAATCGTTTTTTCGAGGTTCTTGCCGATCAGCTTCAGCTCGCGGCTCTGCTGGAGAAGCTCACGCGAGATGTTGAGCGAGAAGTCGGGCGAATCGACAAGACCGCGAACGAAGCGGAGATATTCCGGGAGAAGCTCTTTGCACTGCTCCATGATGAAGACGTGGCGCGAGTAAAGCTGTACGCCGGAGCTGAAGTCAGGGTGATACAAGTTGAACGGTGCACTCGTCGGGAGATAGAGGAGTGCCGTATACTCGACCGTACCTTCGGCTTTCGTATGGATCACGTCCATCGGGTCTTCCCAGTCATGGAACTGGTTTTTGTAGAAGTCGTTGTATTCTTCCGCCGTGATATCGCTTTTGGCGCGTGTCCAGAGCGGTTTCATCGAGTTGAGCGTGCGAAGTTCCGTCACCGTCTTTTTCTCGCCGCCTTCGACGATGTTGCCGTCTGCATCACGTTCGGGCTCGACGCGCGATACGTTCATGCGGATCGGGTAGCGGATATAGTCGGAGTATTTTTTGACGAGCTCTGTAAGGCGATACGTCTGGAGGAAATCTTCTTCACCGCCTGCGAACTCTTCCGTCAAGTGGAGCGTGATAGCCGTACCGACGGACGGTTTGTCCGCTTCTTCGATGGTGTACGTGCCGTCGCCGTTCGATTGCCATTTGACGGCCTTGTCGGAGCGGGCGGAACGCGTGAGGAGCGTGACTTTGTCTGCGACCATGAACGCCGAATAGAAGCCGACACCGAACTGACCGATGAGGTCTTTGTCTTGTGCTTCGCCTGCTTCCTGCATTTTTTCGAGAAACGCTTTTGTGCCCGATTTTGCGATCGTACCGATGTTGTCATTAACTTCGTCATACGTCATGCCGATACCGTTGTCGGCAATGGTAAGCGTGCGCGATGCGACGTCGGGGATAAGATAGATCTCGCGTTCGGCATCGTCCATCAGATCAGGCTCGGTCAAGGCCGCGAACTTCAGCTTGTCGATCGCGTCCGATGCGTTGGAGATCAACTCGCGAAGGAAGATCTCTTTGTTCGTATAAATGGAATGGATCATCATATCCAGAATCTTTTTCGTTTCTGTCTGAAACTCTCTCGTTTCTACTGCCATGTGATAGGCTCCTTTCGTTAAAAAAGAATTATTAGCACTCTCTGTCGTTGAGTGCTAATCCCTGCTATCATCATACTCTATTCAAGCTGGAAATGCAAGGAAAAGTTTTCATTTCGCGGGCGGTTGTGCTATCATAAAAGGAGAGAAAGGCGGAGATCATAATGTATCAGACTCAGTTATACCAACAAGATATCGCGATGGCAGATTTTATCGCGAAGTATCAGGATATCGACAAATTCATGGCATATTGCCGTGAGTGCCCCAATTATAATGCGCGGTGGTCGTGCCCGTCCTTGTCGTTCGACGTAGGCGAGATGCTTGCAAAATACGACCGTGTCCATCTCGTGGGACTGAAGATGACGTACGATGAGATGACGATCGCTGCCGCCGACACGCCCGAGAAGGTGAAGTCGGTCACGTGGGATACGCTGTTCGTTGAAAAACGCGCTCTCGAAGAAACGCTTCTTGCTGTAGAGGGCGAGACAGACGGCAGTAGAGCGTTATCGTCGGGCGGCTGTCACTACTGTGATACGTGCGCGCGGACAGAAGGGAAAGAGTGTGTCTATCCCGATAAGATGCGCTACTCGCTCGATGCGTTCGGCTTTGACCTGACCGCCATCACCGCCGACCAATTCGGTATCGACCTCTGCTGGTCGAAAGGTGCGCTCCCGCCGTACTATACGCTTATCCATGCACTCCTTCTGCCTGTCGGAAGCGACATAGATACGACTGCACTCACCGAGCGTATCCGAGAAGAACACACAAAACATATCGCGAAATAAAAATGAAAAAAAGTAAAACTTTTTCACGAAAAACACTTGCATTTTTCGCGGATATCGGTTATTATAATCAAGTAGCGCCGATTTAGCTCAGTTGGTAGAGCAGCTCATTCGTAATGAGCAGGTCGTAGGTTCGAGTCCTATAATCGGCTCCACATGATAAGTCAAGGCTTCCGAAGATTCGGAAGCCTTTTTTGTTATGTATATCAAATAAAGGAGCAGGGCGGTACTCTTTTTATGATGCAGCATTTCTTGTCGAAGATGGCAAAATGCGCTACAATAAAGGTATCCTGACAGAAATGATGGTGTTGCTGATGAATCGTTGCAAGAGTTGTAATACCGAACTTGGCGAAGGGATGTCGTTTTGCCCGTCGTGCGGTACGCGTCAAGTGATATGCCCTGCCTGCGGACAGCCGCATCTTGAAGAGAGTCGATTCTGTTCGATGTGCGGTGCGATGCTGACCAAAGCGGAAGCAGAGCCGACGGTCGAAGATGATCTGTGCGCTACGCAGAAGATCGTCCTGCCGCCGCCCGCCGAGCTGGAACGCGAAGAAGTCGTATATGATGATGAATCGCAGAGAAGCTGGTACCAGAAAAATCGCAGACCGCTCCTCCTCGGTGCGATATTCGTAATATTGATTGCCGTCTTGTCGAGCTGGTTTTTCTCATCGCAGATGCGCGAGGACGAATACCAAGCGCGCATGGTGACCGTCTGTGCTGACATGACTGCCATCAACGAAGATGTTCTTCGTCAGATGGACAGACTGGACGAAAAGAACCGTACGCAGATCGCGAGCCACTTGGTCAAGCATCTTGAAGTCGTACAAAAGATAAAAACAGAGCAGGCGGAGCTTCGTGCACCCAAAAGTCTGTCCGAAGAACAGACAAAAGTCGCCCGCCTCTTGATACTCGAAGAACAGATATTATCGCAGATAGAAATATTCTGCCGCGAACCGCTGTCTGCCGACCCGTCGGAAGGCAGTCAAATGGTAGCCGAATGGGCAAAAGAAGCCGACGGCCTGTGCCGTGATATCGCGCTTGAAGCGCCGTTTGCGAAGATGCCGAGCCTGTCACGTGCTGTAGGACCGCTTCATGCAATGATGGAAACGGAACGCAAGCTCGAAGAAGAACGACTGAAACAACTGGCGATGCGCAAAGCGTATATCGAAAAAATGGATGAGATCATAAAAGAGTACGAAGCTGAAAAAGGTGCACTCTCGTCGATGCTCGAAAGAGCGCGTGCAGGGTCGATATCGAGTGAAGCGTATCGTGCATCCGTTGCCGCCGCGCGCGACAAGCGTGAATTGCTCCGCAGTCGTGTCCGCTCGCTCGAAGTGCCCGACGAAGCACAAGAGCTGACGGCGAAACTCGATGCGGCTCTTACTGCAAGCCTTCATTACTGCGATACGATGGACGAGCTTGCCAATCCGCTCCTTGCTATCCTGCAGGGACGCGATATCTACGCGGAAGCGCGCAATATCGACAGACAGGTGCAAGAAGCATACGGTGCATTCCGTACGCAATACGAAACGTACAAAACAGAAAACGAAGAACCGCAAGACAGCGAACCAAATACCGATACCCAAGAAGAAAAGCCTGCACGATGATGTGCAGGCTTTTGCCGTATGCGCGTATTTTAAAAAGACGTGCCGTCCTTTTACAGTTCGTTCGTTGGCGGAAGGCATATCTCGTCTTCGCAGACGTAGTAGGTGGGCAGGTCGTTCTTGATCGGATAATCGCTGTCGTCCGTATAGCGAAATGCCCAGTCGGTGCGGATGCGGACATCGGGCGAATCACCTTCGGGCGTGGCGCAGACGATCTTGCGGACGGGAAGTGCGCTGTACAGATAGAACGAGAAGCCCGCGGGATATGTGCCTGCTTCGCCGTTCATGTAGGCGCGCTGTTTCGTCTGTTCGTGGCGGAATCGCTCGTCACCCGTCAGAAGTGCCAGTCGTGATAAGTTGTAGTGCATCACGGAATTGCCCGACGGCATCGCACCGTCAACGGCTTCCTTCAAGCGCGTGGGAAGCTGTTCGTTCTCTTTGCCCGAGAAGTAGAAGCCGCCTTCCTCCGCATCGCCGAAATCATCGAGTGCGCGGTGCATAAGCTCTGCGGCGCGCGTCAAATAGTCGCTGTTTTGCGTTGCCTGATGGAGTGCGAGAAGCGCGAAGATAACGTACGCATAATCGTCGAGATACGCAGCAGAATAGCGGTGATCCGCCATACGCCCTGCGTAGAGAAGCGTACCGTCGGAGAGCGATTCGGTCAGATGCGCCATCGTCCGCTCGGCTGTGCGGATATAGTCCTCGCGTGAGAGGATACGGCCTGCCGCCGCGTAAGCGCTGACTGCGAGCGCATTCCAGCCGAGGAGGATCTTGCGGTCTGTTTCGAGATGCATACGCTCCTTGCGATAGTCGTAGACCTTCTTGCGGAGCGTGTCCATGTCGACGGGCGCATCTTTGCCGATAAGATTCGGGATGCTTTTGCCGTCGAGATGACCGCCTTTTACGATATTGTACGCATCGCAGAATCGTCTGCCGTCCTCCTCGCCGAGAAGCTCCGTCATCTCTTCGGGCGTGAACGTGTAGAACGCGCCTTCGCCGTGCGGAGAATCGGCATCCTGCGCCGCATAGAACGCGCCGTATTCGTCCTGCATCTCTCGTTCGAGATATGTGAAGATGCGCTCTGTGATATCGGCATATTTTCGCTTGCCCGTCTGCTCGTACGCCACGGCATACGTGTACGCAAGAAGCGCATTGTCGTAGAGCATCTTTTCAAAATGCGGAACGAGCCAGAAACGGTCGGTCGAATAACGGCAGAACCCACCGCCGATATGGTCGAAGATACCGCCGCGATACATCGCATCGAGCGTTGTTTCGGCAAGCGGTGCATCGGTAGAGAGAAGGAGAAGCAGATTTTGCGGGCAGGGGAACTTCGGCTCGTCGCCGAAACCGCCGAACACGGAATCGAACGAATCACGAAGCGCGTCCACGCCTTTTTCGATCGGTGCCTGACCGAACGAACGCGGTGCTTTCGGCATCTGTGACAGCAGCTCTGTCAGCTCCTCTGCCGCCGAGGAGAGCTCACGGCTGTTAGACTTCCAGAGTTTCGATATCTCACCTAAGAAATGCTTGAAATTCGCAGGGCGCAGGTACGTTCCCGCCCAGAACGGCTTTTTGTCTGCCGTCATCAAGATAGACAGCGGCCAACCGCCGCGCCCCGTCATCGTCTGACACGCGCGCATATAGAACGCATCGACATCGGGACGCTCCTCACGGTCAACTTTTATCGAGATAAAATGCTCGTTGAGTACGTCTGCGATCTCCTCCGACTCGAAGCTCTCG from Selenomonadales bacterium carries:
- a CDS encoding D-alanyl-D-alanine carboxypeptidase, with amino-acid sequence MHRLILCFMAFLLIPLTAESAPPPVLNHAHSAVLMECATGEVVYDKHGDKRMPPASTTKILTALIAIESGRLAEPVTVSDRAAKTEGSRMHLKKGQVLSLEELVTGLLLRSGNDAGVAIAEHLAGSVESFAEQMNARAYALGAHDCHFINPHGLPAPDHYVTAKSLAKIARCAMQNKTFAEIVAKRTAEIDWEDTAGTHHRSLRNTNKLLWQYPAADGIKTGTTGEAGACLVASAHKDDHRYIAVLLNDPTRWQDAVALLKWGFSEYVLLSGGLAGDDAGEAVLIGGFVPTIRGQLGDTLYALVKKETAEAALALTVWDEPIVAPISRGQKIGTRFYYADGALISSVDIVASADAPPATLFVSCLLLYKDCLKHLSQHDLI
- a CDS encoding polysaccharide deacetylase family protein; this encodes MRSARTIFFGSLVVMAVLFGIGANRYAALDEVVVSRAATQEKIVAVTIDDGPHDKATPRMLEALRDTGIKATFFILGKSAEEYPDLVRQVIAEGHEVATHGYSHRNMARMSRAECAEEWEKAERVLAEFGVQTDLFRPPGGAYGEVLVEGAKERGYHIILWDVDPRDWQVPSDDTIAERIMAEVRPGSIILLHDGQYPIHSADALRKVADRLKADGYSFVTVSEMMGMSAGGAE
- the htpG gene encoding molecular chaperone HtpG — encoded protein: MAVETREFQTETKKILDMMIHSIYTNKEIFLRELISNASDAIDKLKFAALTEPDLMDDAEREIYLIPDVASRTLTIADNGIGMTYDEVNDNIGTIAKSGTKAFLEKMQEAGEAQDKDLIGQFGVGFYSAFMVADKVTLLTRSARSDKAVKWQSNGDGTYTIEEADKPSVGTAITLHLTEEFAGGEEDFLQTYRLTELVKKYSDYIRYPIRMNVSRVEPERDADGNIVEGGEKKTVTELRTLNSMKPLWTRAKSDITAEEYNDFYKNQFHDWEDPMDVIHTKAEGTVEYTALLYLPTSAPFNLYHPDFSSGVQLYSRHVFIMEQCKELLPEYLRFVRGLVDSPDFSLNISRELLQQSRELKLIGKNLEKTILKTLAKKLEKDRTKYESFWKEFGRTLKIGIYTDFTSHDKLKDLLLFPSSNEDHALTTLKEYIGRMRDEQKSIYYATGKDRATIERLPQMELLREKNIEVLYLTDNVDEFTLEALREYEGKKFHSISRGDLDLGDIDAEKKQEAETLAKDNDALLKDIKEALAEKVSEVRLSTRLKSGAVCLVSAEQGVSLAMEQLLAEANQPVFKAQRILELNPHHKLFTTLQSIHSADDKDTFGEYCSMLYDQALLIEGILPEDPIDFAARVAKLMAR
- a CDS encoding metal-binding protein; translated protein: MYQTQLYQQDIAMADFIAKYQDIDKFMAYCRECPNYNARWSCPSLSFDVGEMLAKYDRVHLVGLKMTYDEMTIAAADTPEKVKSVTWDTLFVEKRALEETLLAVEGETDGSRALSSGGCHYCDTCARTEGKECVYPDKMRYSLDAFGFDLTAITADQFGIDLCWSKGALPPYYTLIHALLLPVGSDIDTTALTERIREEHTKHIAK
- a CDS encoding thioredoxin domain-containing protein, with protein sequence MTKTNALIHETSPYLRQHAHNPVDWLPWGEEAFRRAREENKPIFLSIGYSTCHWCHVMAHESFESEEIADVLNEHFISIKVDREERPDVDAFYMRACQTMTGRGGWPLSILMTADKKPFWAGTYLRPANFKHFLGEISKLWKSNSRELSSAAEELTELLSQMPKAPRSFGQAPIEKGVDALRDSFDSVFGGFGDEPKFPCPQNLLLLLSTDAPLAETTLDAMYRGGIFDHIGGGFCRYSTDRFWLVPHFEKMLYDNALLAYTYAVAYEQTGKRKYADITERIFTYLEREMQDEYGAFYAAQDADSPHGEGAFYTFTPEEMTELLGEEDGRRFCDAYNIVKGGHLDGKSIPNLIGKDAPVDMDTLRKKVYDYRKERMHLETDRKILLGWNALAVSAYAAAGRILSREDYIRTAERTMAHLTESLSDGTLLYAGRMADHRYSAAYLDDYAYVIFALLALHQATQNSDYLTRAAELMHRALDDFGDAEEGGFYFSGKENEQLPTRLKEAVDGAMPSGNSVMHYNLSRLALLTGDERFRHEQTKQRAYMNGEAGTYPAGFSFYLYSALPVRKIVCATPEGDSPDVRIRTDWAFRYTDDSDYPIKNDLPTYYVCEDEICLPPTNEL